A window of Candidatus Hydrogenedentota bacterium contains these coding sequences:
- the groL gene encoding chaperonin GroEL (60 kDa chaperone family; promotes refolding of misfolded polypeptides especially under stressful conditions; forms two stacked rings of heptamers to form a barrel-shaped 14mer; ends can be capped by GroES; misfolded proteins enter the barrel where they are refolded when GroES binds) yields MAKQLLFGQEARMSLIEGMDILANAVKATLGPKGRNVLIEKSFGAPSITKDGVTVAKEVELKHPFQNLGARMVREAASKTNDNAGDGTTTATVLAQAMVHEGLRQVTAGANPMYLKRGMDKAVTAAIEAVQKAAKKVKNQDEIRQVATVSANGDTTIGDIIAQAIEKVGEDGVITIEEGKSLETEVDLVDGMQFDRGYLSAHFVTNPEHMTAILEDCYVLCMEKKISNIGELLPLLQKVAQAGKPLLIIAEDVEGEALATLVVNSLRGILRCVAVKAPAFGDRRKEILRDIAIVTGGEYISEDLGSKLESVDLTQLGQAKRVEIDKDTTTIIEGAGKKKDINGRCDQIRRAIETTTSEYDKEKLQERLAKLAGGVAVIRIGAATETELKEKKFRADDALAATRAAIEEGIVAGGGVTLIRARKAIEALKLEGDEAIGQAIISKAVGAPLAQIAANAGHEGSVVAEEVLNNKGNIGLNAATGKYEDLVQAGIIDPAKVIRCALQNAVSAATMIITTECLVTDIPEKKKPAAGHDDHHGGMPGMM; encoded by the coding sequence ATGGCCAAGCAGTTACTCTTTGGTCAGGAAGCGCGCATGTCCCTCATTGAGGGCATGGACATTCTTGCGAATGCCGTCAAGGCGACTCTCGGCCCCAAGGGCCGTAACGTGCTGATCGAGAAATCGTTCGGCGCACCCAGCATCACCAAGGACGGCGTCACGGTCGCCAAGGAAGTGGAGCTGAAGCACCCCTTCCAGAACCTGGGCGCCCGCATGGTCCGCGAAGCCGCCAGCAAGACAAATGACAACGCCGGCGACGGCACCACGACCGCAACCGTGCTCGCCCAGGCCATGGTCCACGAAGGCCTCCGCCAGGTGACCGCCGGCGCCAACCCCATGTACCTCAAGCGCGGCATGGACAAAGCCGTCACCGCCGCCATCGAGGCCGTCCAGAAGGCCGCGAAGAAGGTCAAGAACCAGGACGAAATCCGCCAGGTCGCCACGGTTTCCGCCAATGGCGACACCACCATCGGCGACATCATCGCCCAGGCCATTGAGAAGGTCGGCGAAGACGGTGTAATCACCATCGAGGAAGGCAAGAGCCTCGAAACCGAGGTGGACCTCGTCGACGGCATGCAATTCGACCGCGGCTACCTCTCCGCGCACTTCGTCACCAACCCCGAGCACATGACGGCCATCCTGGAGGACTGCTACGTCCTCTGCATGGAAAAGAAGATCTCGAATATCGGCGAGCTCCTGCCGCTGCTTCAGAAGGTGGCGCAGGCCGGCAAGCCGCTGCTGATCATCGCTGAAGATGTCGAGGGCGAGGCCCTGGCCACGCTCGTCGTAAACAGCCTGCGCGGCATCCTCCGCTGCGTCGCCGTGAAAGCCCCCGCGTTCGGCGACCGCCGCAAGGAGATCCTGCGCGACATCGCCATCGTTACCGGCGGCGAGTACATCAGCGAGGACCTTGGCTCGAAACTCGAGAGCGTCGACTTGACCCAGCTCGGCCAGGCCAAGCGCGTTGAAATCGACAAGGACACCACCACGATTATCGAGGGCGCGGGCAAGAAGAAGGACATCAATGGCCGCTGCGACCAGATCCGCCGCGCCATCGAGACCACCACGTCCGAGTACGACAAAGAGAAGCTCCAGGAACGCCTCGCCAAACTCGCGGGCGGCGTGGCCGTGATCCGCATCGGCGCGGCTACCGAGACGGAGCTCAAGGAAAAGAAATTCCGCGCGGATGACGCGCTCGCCGCGACGCGCGCCGCAATCGAAGAAGGCATCGTCGCCGGCGGCGGCGTTACCCTGATCCGCGCGCGCAAGGCCATCGAGGCCCTGAAGCTCGAGGGCGACGAGGCCATCGGCCAGGCGATCATCAGCAAGGCCGTCGGGGCGCCCCTGGCGCAGATCGCCGCCAACGCCGGCCACGAAGGCTCCGTCGTCGCCGAGGAAGTCCTCAACAACAAGGGCAACATCGGCCTCAACGCCGCCACCGGCAAGTACGAAGACCTCGTCCAGGCCGGCATCATCGACCCCGCCAAGGTCATCCGCTGCGCGCTCCAGAACGCCGTGAGCGCCGCCACCATGATCATCACCACCGAGTGCCTCGTCACCGACATCCCGGAGAAAAAGAAGCCCGCCGCCGGTCACGACGACCACCACGGCGGCATGCCCGGCATGATGTAA
- a CDS encoding TlpA family protein disulfide reductase, protein MKIHPITTCAALAIAILMLTTGCGAPQATNTPAEAPADAGGAANVEVTPPPSEEPAEPETTPETQADAAPEPSPETDAAAGEALPPVKEVNTEQVAALMKETLGKVTVVNIWATWCPPCVHETPDLVTFYNETDRDQVAFVSISADDVAEIDGEIPKFQRNLDISFPIHVLNERDQEGLDAALRTPFEGALPTTIIYDRQGNAIDTVMGAITLDELRAKVTPLLGAP, encoded by the coding sequence ATGAAAATCCACCCAATCACAACCTGCGCCGCCCTGGCCATCGCGATCCTGATGCTCACAACCGGCTGCGGCGCTCCCCAGGCCACAAATACCCCAGCCGAAGCACCGGCCGACGCCGGGGGCGCCGCAAATGTCGAAGTCACCCCGCCCCCGAGCGAGGAACCCGCCGAGCCCGAAACCACACCCGAGACGCAAGCCGATGCCGCCCCCGAACCTTCGCCGGAGACCGATGCCGCTGCCGGGGAAGCCCTCCCGCCCGTAAAGGAAGTCAACACGGAACAAGTGGCGGCGCTGATGAAGGAAACACTGGGCAAAGTCACCGTCGTGAACATCTGGGCCACCTGGTGTCCCCCGTGCGTTCACGAAACACCGGATCTGGTCACGTTCTATAATGAGACGGACCGCGATCAAGTCGCATTTGTAAGCATCTCCGCGGACGATGTCGCCGAGATTGACGGCGAAATACCGAAGTTCCAGCGAAATCTGGACATCTCCTTCCCCATCCACGTACTGAATGAACGCGATCAGGAGGGCCTTGACGCCGCTCTCCGCACGCCCTTCGAGGGCGCGCTGCCAACCACCATCATTTATGACCGCCAGGGAAACGCCATCGACACGGTCATGGGCGCGATCACATTGGACGAACTGCGCGCCAAAGTCACCCCCCTGCTCGGCGCGCCCTGA
- a CDS encoding redoxin domain-containing protein, protein MKTLRAMGYVAFAAVLSAGLGAVISKVAAAPPEALKVGQPMPDFKMTDTTGKEHTLADYKGKVVVFNFCTQECPYSRGADPDINALAKTYAEKGVVFLGVDSNKNLEPAEIAAYMKEAEIPYPILKDVGNVYADAVGARVTPEIYIMNPEGILVYHGAPDNRTGPKSDATEHYLKDALESLLAGQPIEKDTVKAWGCGIKRAS, encoded by the coding sequence ATGAAAACTCTGCGTGCAATGGGCTATGTCGCGTTCGCCGCCGTGCTCTCGGCCGGCCTGGGAGCCGTCATAAGCAAGGTCGCCGCCGCGCCGCCGGAGGCCCTGAAAGTCGGGCAACCCATGCCCGATTTCAAAATGACCGACACCACCGGCAAGGAACACACCCTCGCCGACTACAAGGGCAAGGTCGTCGTCTTCAACTTCTGCACCCAGGAGTGCCCCTACTCCCGCGGCGCGGACCCCGATATCAACGCCCTGGCCAAAACCTACGCCGAAAAAGGCGTCGTGTTCCTCGGCGTCGATTCCAACAAGAACCTGGAACCCGCCGAAATCGCCGCCTACATGAAAGAGGCCGAGATCCCCTATCCGATTCTTAAGGATGTCGGCAACGTCTACGCCGACGCCGTCGGCGCGCGCGTCACCCCCGAGATCTATATCATGAACCCGGAAGGCATTCTGGTGTACCATGGAGCCCCGGACAACCGCACCGGCCCGAAGAGCGACGCCACCGAACACTACCTGAAAGACGCCCTCGAATCCCTCCTCGCCGGCCAGCCGATCGAAAAAGACACGGTCAAGGCCTGGGGCTGCGGCATTAAAAGGGCCAGTTAA